A genomic stretch from Anaerolinea thermophila UNI-1 includes:
- a CDS encoding DUF952 domain-containing protein has protein sequence MILFHILTASDWERARVEGTYRPESLNHEGFIHFSMRDQLLRVANTLFQGKRDLVVIEVESALLQAPLHLEPPLEGGRELFPHLYGALNLDAVRAVGRLSPEGDGAFVRFPDLHPISTHG, from the coding sequence ATGATTTTATTTCACATTCTGACCGCTTCGGACTGGGAACGCGCCCGTGTGGAAGGCACATACCGCCCTGAGTCGCTCAATCACGAAGGCTTCATCCACTTTTCCATGCGCGATCAACTTCTGCGGGTTGCAAATACTTTATTTCAGGGAAAGCGGGATCTGGTAGTGATTGAAGTAGAAAGCGCCCTGCTTCAGGCGCCCCTGCATCTGGAACCGCCCCTGGAAGGGGGCAGAGAACTGTTCCCGCACCTTTACGGCGCGTTGAACCTGGATGCCGTGCGCGCGGTGGGCAGATTGTCCCCTGAAGGGGACGGGGCTTTCGTACGTTTCCCCGACCTGCACCCCATTTCCACTCACGGGTAG